One window of the Trifolium pratense cultivar HEN17-A07 linkage group LG2, ARS_RC_1.1, whole genome shotgun sequence genome contains the following:
- the LOC123911298 gene encoding 60S ribosomal protein L15-1: protein MGAYKYVSELWRKKQSDVMGFVQRVRCWEYRQQSSIVRLTRPTRPDKARRLGYKAKQGYVIYRVRVRRGGRKRPVSKGIVYGKPTNQGVTQLKFQRSKRSVAEERAGRKLGGLRVLNSYWVNEDSTFKYFEVILVDVAHSAIRNDPRINWLNNPVHNHRELRGLTSAGKENRGLRGKGHRHHKARPSRRANWKRNNTLSLRRYR from the exons ATGG GTGCATACAAGTATGTTTCCGAGTTATGGCGCAAGAAACAATCAGATGTGATGGGATTCGTGCAGCGTGTTAGGTGCTGGGAGTATCGTCAACAATCTTCCATTGTTCGTCTCACCAGGCCTACTCGTCCTGACAAAGCTCGCCGTTTGGGTTACAAGGCCAAACAG GGATATGTTATTTACCGTGTTCGCGTCCGTAGAGGTGGCCGAAAGAGGCCAGTTTCCAAGGGTATTGTTTATGGTAAACCAACCAACCAGGGAGTTACCCAACTCAAGTTTCAGAGGAGTAAAAGGTCAGTTGCTGAGGAGCGTGCTGGACGTAAGCTTGGTGGACTCAGGGTTCTCAACTCCTACTGGGTCAATGAG GATTCCACCTTCAAATATTTTGAGGTCATTTTGGTTGATGTTGCACACAGTGCTATAAGAAATGACCCAAGAATCAACTGGCTCAACAATCCTGTCCACAATCACAGGGAACTTCGTGGCCTCACCTCTGCTGGGAAAGAAAACAGAGGTTTGCGTGGCAAGGGGCATCGACACCACAAAGCTCGTCCATCCCGCAGGGCCAACTGGAAGAGAAACAATACCCTTTCTCTTCGTCGCTACCGTTGA